The nucleotide sequence AGCCACGTCACCCCTAATCCTACGCTGTCGCATCCCGCATGCACGATTTTCCGCTGCACCCGCACGACAGACTACTCGAGAGAAAAACTGCACAGCATTTCCCCACGTTCTTGCTCATGGGCTGCGTGGCCCAATAGTTGGGCCGCCTGAGTGTTTGTCTTGGTGTTGGCCCGTCTAATCGCACTAGGGTTCATCACTTCGTCTTCTCTTCCGCTGCCATCGGCGCTCTCCCTTCCAGTCGCCACCGTCGCTCTCTCTTCCGATCGCCACCATGAAACGGCAGCCACTACTGCCCATGAAacgacagcattcatcacccctcGCTACCCAGCCCTACAAATGCGAGTGGGCGCCTTCTTCTTCTTTACCCACACCACACGGCTGCTCGCGTTCTACTCTGCGAACCAGACTCCGGTAGGTGCATGCTCACTATTTTCAGCCACCATCAGTTTTTCCTATCCTTGAGTTTATGATTTTTGAATTTGCCAGCTTGCACTCCGCATCGGAAGGTGCTTAGCTCTTTGAAGAAAAACCCAACCTCTCTTGGTTTCTAAATTATTTTCTTATGTCTGTGGATTTAGTCTACGATTGATTATATTCATTTTATCCGTCAATTCTAGAGGTTAACGTCTCCAATCTAACATATGCAGTACGTTGAAGATGGGGAACAGAGAATATTAGTTGGTATTTTTAACCTGAATCAGAACCTGTGAGTACCGGTAAATGAGGATATCGAATCTTGACACACTCAGTTCAAGTACAAGCTGCGACCTTCAGTTATAAGGTAATCTACACTTGCCCTCGGTGATGGACTCAGCAGTTTTGCTTTCATTTCCCAGTTGATGTCTAGCCCTTGCAAATGaggagaggaaaaagagaaagtGATGCAATATTGAAGGTCACATCCCTATTTTTTCATTTGTTTCACATAGGCCGTATCCCTTTTCTTTTTTTGACTATGACAGTATCCCTTTTCTTAGTCTATTTTACTATATGTGCGTAGGTGATACAGATTTACTCTACTTTTGTAGTCTAAACATAACAAACTAAGTACTATTTTCATCGTTTGTAATAAAAGAATTCTTCCTATTTTTTTAATGAAAACAGCAGGTGCGTTGCCAATGGATGTAGGAGAAGAAATAATTACAGGGTTGAAGTtacaaacatgcaacaacaaacaAAAGATTACAACCGTAAGCAGGCTGGTCTAAAACCAAACAACAGAGAGTTCATGGGAGATGGATTCTCTTTATTGATTTCCATCGGTGTATATTCTACAATATTTCCACCGGTTGTGGCTATCTTATTCTTGCGTTCAGGCTCTTTGTGAGCTTTTTTCAGTTTTGTTTGAGACTTTGAGACATTTGTTGGATCATTTTGATTATTAATAATATGGCCATATGCATATGTAGAGGCCGGGGCAAACCCCCTTTTAAAAAAAAACCAGCGTATACCCCTACAATGCGATGTTATGATGTATCAAATATGTTTCTTTCTATCAATGTCATGGATTTCCTACCATGTTTTGCTCCATAGAGCTTCTACCTTTTCATTGCACAACATTTCTTCTCCTTACCAAATTCCCGCTGCGACGCGCGGGGTATCACCTAGTTTCTAAAATTGACAGGTGATGCAGAGGGTTTTCCCTCATTTATTGAAGATCAAGCTTGATGTGTGGTGGAACCACTCATcaagaaatatcttgatactcattcaAAATTTTCGAGGACCATGTCTATCTTGATACTCATTCTAAAATAGttgtatgcatccctagttggtgcagagtcTGGGAAGTGAAAATCTCTTTCATTTTTAAGAACCCAAGTCGTACATCTCTCGACCGAGTCACCCAGGCCTCCCAGGTCGCCCTTGGCGACTCCGGAGGCGATTTCGCTGCCACAAAAAAAACACCTTTGCCCAGCCAGCCCCTCGCTGCCGTCGGAGGAAGCCGCCGGGCGGTGGACATTGGCGACAGGGCTTCTCTCTGCTCCGATCTAGTTCCCTTCCTGCGCATCCGCCCTCTTCCATCCCATCATCTCCTACTCTTGGCAGAGTCAATTTCCNNNNNNNNNNNNNNNNNNNNNNNNNNNNNNNNNNNNNNNNNNNNNNNNNNNNNNNNNNNNNNNNNNNNNNNNNNNNNNNNNNNNNNNNNNNNNNNNNNNNNNNNNNNNNNNNNNNNNNNNNNNNNNNNNNNNNNNNNNNNNNNNNNNNNNNNNNNNNNNNNNNNNNNNNNNNNNNNNNNNNNNNNNNNNNNNNNNNNNNNNNNNNNNNNNNNNNNNNNNNNNNNNNNNNNNNNNNNNNNNNNNNNNNNNNNNNNNNNNNNNNNNNNNCTTCGCCGACCTCTACCGCGATTGGTTCGGGGCTAGATGCGGCTCGGCTACTCATCTCCGCATGGtgcgggtggtggcggcggtgccCGTCGAGATCTCCGGCCTGCTGTAGGGAACCGGCAGTGcagggtggtggtggcggcgcccgTCGAGATCTCCGGCCTGCTGTAGGGAACCGACGGGTGGTGCGGTCCTTCGGTTCTTTTTGCTCCAAGATGTTGTTCTGCTGGTTGCCGGCCCTCATGGATCTGGTCATTGACTAGTTCTGGAATGCTCCGCTGGGGATTTTCATTGGGTGTGACGCGAAGCCACTCTATCTGTTGACATTATGGGACATGTCGGTATTTTGATTTCCATGGTGAAGACAGTGGCGGAGAATGTCACGGTGGGTGAAGTCTAAGCCTCTGAGGCCTTGTAATGGCGGATCGATTCTTCGTGGCAATGAGGACTTTGATTAGTGATTCATGACTTGTAGCAGAGGCATCGGCAAGTGGGGGCGACAGCACAGGCGGAGTACAGAGTCTTACATTTCAGGGTAAAAACTCAAGGCATGGCCTTAATTGGTTGTGCCCGGTAGtaaccttgttgaaggcattattTTGAGAGTGCGGATCTTCTCTAGGGTAAAAATCTAAGATTTATGATCGGGCGATGACGGTGCTTGTGCAGTGTTTTCTTCTTGAAGGCGTCACTTTTGGAGAATTTGAACTTCGGGTGTTGTCTAGGTGATGGTTCGTGTTGTGGTTACAAGGAATTGATCACTTAGCGAGATCTTTCTTTTAACTCATCTAgattggtctcattcaccttttatagccattggatgtgatgctataagatgcgtgtgtgctaacCTGGATTTTATCTGTTCTTATTTTCCATGTGAATGGGACCGAATTATATCTCatttagatgagttctaggtactcccttcttttttcattttcccttcttcttcatttttgtttttttggttgtgtgcatctgtAATGTCTTTACATCATTGCGTTGTTGCAAAGGCTGTGTGTAATTGATATCTCTGCAATATTAATATATTTCTCTttgtcaaaaaacaaaaaaacattccGACCCTCtacccgcaaaaaagaaaaaaaactgggaTCAAACGAACCATCAGCCGTGACCGGTGAGAATGACGCAGCTAGTTGGTCACTGGGATCAAACACGTCACTTGTCAGTGAGGAACCACTTAATTAAGTGTAGGAACAAGTGCTAATTAATGGCAGTACGACCGCTTAGATCGGATAAGTGGTCGGAGAGTCTTGGTGGCCAGGACCGGTCCAAATGTACGGATCGCACCAGCAGACGTGTAGTATACTCTCGTCGATGAGTCATTCAACTTTTCTCCAGTCTTCGGTCAAAATGGCGGACCAATTCCCTGTCAGGATCTGTGCTTAGCGCTTGCCCGGTCCGGCCCTATAAATCCTCCACTTCCACTGTCGCCACCACACCAAGCTCACCATCATCATCACAATTCACAACCCGCGAAGCGCGCCCACGCCAGGTGCTGCTGACCTCGCTGAACCGAGGCCCGGGCATGGAGGACAcggcggcgacgctggcgacggagCTGGACGGGCTGCTGGCCATGGCGAGGGAGCTGGAGGCGCGCGTCGACGGCGACCAGGGCGCGCCGGGCGCCGCCAGGGAGCTCTGCGCCGAGCTGGCCGCGTCTGTCGACCGGGCCATGCGCCTCGCCGGCGAAGGCAATGCCACCGGCAGGGCGAGCGTGAGCGGCAGGAAGGCCGCGGCGGGGAAGGTGAGGAGGCAGGTGCGGGTGGCGTCGGTGACGGACGCGGGGCCGCTCAACGACGGGCTGAGCTGGCGAAAGTACGGCCAGAAGGACATCCTCGGCGCCCCGTACCCCAGGGCATACTTCCGGTGCACGCACCGGCACACGCAGGGCTGCCAGGCCACCAAGCAGGTGCaacgcgccgccgccgacccgctgCTCTTCGATGTTATCTACCACGGCGCGCACACCTGCGCCCAGGCCGCCGCGCAGCAGCAGTCGCCTGCTGGCTTCGAGCAGGAGCAGGAGAGCCCGCCGGCCGCGGTGCCGGAGGGGATTCAGTGGCCGGTCACGCCGCCCTCGTTCCCCTCCCCGCCGGCCGGCACCGTTGGAGACTGCTACCCCTCCGTGTGCGAGCTTGCCGGCGGCTACGGCTACGCCGCCGGCGGAGGCCTCGGGGCTGACATGGGGTTCGGTGGTCAACTGGACGAGTGGTTCTTGAATCTGTCCGACGCTTTCCAACCGGAGGTTCAGAACCTGTAGGTGCTTGCTGCAGCCAGTATCGTAGTGTATTGTATTCGCAGCACTGCAGCAGTATTTAGATTCAGACTCGTGTGATCGCCGGCTTGAGCGAACGAAAGTGCCGAATTCTCGAGCAGGGGGAGCGGCATCGAACGAGAAGTAGCAAGTCCAATTGGACAAGTTATTGAACAAGCCGTGTAGGATGATAGCCTGTCTCCCATTAAGAGAGAAAACAATTGAACTATCAACGTCTAGAGACTTAATTTGAACTGATTCCAGCCATGGCGAGAGAAAAAAACTGAACCATCAACATCAAGGGACAAATATGAAAGGTTCCTGATTTCAGGGACAAATATGAGAGTACATCAACGTCTATAATAACTCTATAGGTTGCTCACTGCGACGTACAGTCGAGCAAAGACAAATTGTACGGGTGTTTTTTTTTCATGATAAAAAATTTGAAAATTAATAATTCTTCTAAAAAAGTTTTTGACGATTTTTTAGTCATTCCATAAGAATTTACAAAAATCATGAGCATGTTTTGAAATACGTTAACATtattaaaattcataaatattctatAAATTTGTGATTTCTTTAAAATCCTAATTGTAAATTTCTGGATGCTACCTTATTTCTTTTTGTAAAATAGAAAAAGCaaccctcgcaaaaaaaaaaatacaaaaagcAAAATCTATATCTATCTTTACCTATGATCATAAAGCGGCTACCGCAGAAAAGTCCCTTTTTAAGTGGGAAAATGGTTCTTTTTTTCATAAACCCCCCTGGTCTTTTAGTTAATGAACCCACGGTCCTAAATTTAAGTGAAAAATGATTCATGTTTTTGCGACCCCCCCCCAATCTTTTAGTTAATAAACCCACCATCCATCTTTTTTTTGGGGACATGTTAGCTTTTTTAAAATATCCATAACTTTTAAACCCACTCCTATTTTAACATGTCATGTATGAAAATTGATTAGAGAAATGCCTAAAATCTAAATACAATGTTATTTTATCTCTTAATTTTTTTAAATGTCattcaaatgctttttaaaatattTATATCTTCTAAACTCTTACCACAAATTTGACATTGTATATATGTAAATTGATTAGAAAATGTGTGGAATCTGAATATGATTTTCTTTTACCTCTTTAACATTTTAAATGCTATTTAGGGGACAATATTAATTAATAGCGCACGATCCATCTTTCTTTCGTACCGGTGTACATCGGGTTAGAAATCAACACATCAGCAAAATTAGTTTGGACAAGAAAGAAATCATCTATAACCATGCATGTATGACTCGGTAAAACCTCCAGGTGAAAAAAAAGTAGATTTCTCATCTTATCGGAGAGCAAGAGAGACACCTTAGAATTGGCCACATTCAAGCAAGTTGTGATTGTGAGCATTGACGTCGCCGTTGACAAGGGTGGGATGGAGGGTAAGCGGAAAAATAGATGGGATGCACGTGGACCCATTGAGGTCTTCAGTCATGATTATCTCGTTAGGGGCGTGTGGTATTtttccccgttgcaacgcatgagCTTTTTTGGTATATATCTATACATAATTATAAAGCGGCTACTGCTTCTGGCATTACGTCACCGAAATTGCCtttgcaaaatattacccaccgATGCCGCTTATAAGTGATAAAAAACGTTTCACATAGGGGAATCCCTGGCTGGCCCTCCCATGCAGTACGACCTTCTATACTGCACTCTGTGTGTTGGGAGAAGACACAACACGCCTGTTTGGACCGGCCCATGTCTGGGCGGCCTGTTTTTTATTTTCGTTTTCCTATTCCATCTTTGTTTTTTTCTACTTTAAAATTTTTGGGACTTCAAAAAAGTTCCAAAAGTTcataaaaatatgaattttgaaataaaatgtttaATAGTTCATGATTTTCTTCGTTTCAATTTCTTTTGCATATTTAtaaattttcataatattgaaaACAAATGCTCAGGAAATGAAAACATGTTCAAGATTAGTATAAAAAGTTAATGTATTAAACATGTTAATGAATTTGAACACAATTTTTCcacttcaaaaaatgttcatgaattgaaaaTATCCTAaaattcataaaatgtttgtgacTTACtcgctccgtcccataatataagaacgtttttgacagtacactagtgtaaaaaacattcttatattatgggacaggggGAGTACAAAATAAGAGTAGTTTATTGAATAAAATGTTCACGGATTCAAAAAATGATCGTTAAATcaaaaaaagtttgtgaatttcAAAACTTGTTCCACTGATTTGCAAAATAAATATTCTCCTATTCatgaaaaatattttataaaatggTCACAATTTTAGAAAAATTGTTTGCGAATAATATAAAATGCTCACAAATTCAATTTGTTTTCAATATTTTAGAAAATGTTAACAAATCTATAAAATGTGTacgaatttgaaaattgttcatgattCCCAATTTGTTCATGtgtttaaaaaatattcataatttgGAAACATTATTCATGGTTTTATGAAAATGAGAGTGATAATGTATTGCGGTGAGACATCAAGTGTGGTCGCGGCCATTGGAGATTATGATTTCCccctgttgcaacgcacgagccGTTTTGATAGTAATAAAAAGGACAAAAGGAAACCAAATCAAAACAAGGACCGAGGAATAAACAATGACAAAAGAAAAGGACAACAAGAAGAAAAAACAGATGCAAACACATTGGGCTAAGTAATACGCCCTTTTTGCTCTAGTTGAATATTTGCCGTACCGAGCGATGAATAGGAACAAAAAAAACATGGTAGACTACACCCATTTATTAACAACGTTCCTAATTCTGTCCAATTTCCTAAATACAGACCGTAGGGCCGAGCGTTGGCTGGGCCTGCCCAATGCTTGTCTAGTTCCCTTGGAAAACATGACAAACAAGATATTAAAGATGCCAGGTTTTTTTTCAAGCAACCATCAGGAGCTCCACCTTTTCATTAACTAgaagataccccgcgcgttgcggcGGGACATTCTACCTTCCATCGGAGTTTAAGGGATACATACTTTATAAAGGATAAAAACAGAGTTGGCATTAAAGTAGAGATCTTCATGTTTACATTTAAATGTAGTACAAAAATAGTTAGTTCTATGGACTTGTGACTAAAAGTACACTAATACACAGTGATCAGTTCAAACTTTTGAAGCCATTCTATTATGTACATTGAGCAATGGGCATTCGGGTGGNNNNNNNNNNNNNNNNNNNNNNNNNNNNNNNNNNNNNNNNNNNNNNNNNNNNNNNNNNNNNNNNNNNNNNNNNNNNNNNNNNNNNNNNNNNNNNNNNNNNNNNNNNNNNNNNNNNNNNNNNNNNNNNNNNNNNNNNNNNNNNNNNNNNNNNNNNNNNNNNNNNNNNNNNNNNNNNNNNNNNNNNNNNNNNNNNNNNNNNNNNNNNNNNNNNNNNNNNNNNNNNNNNNNNNNNNNNNTATAAGAGAGACACACGGTGCATTCACTTCTTTTAGTCCTGAAGCAAGTATACCTCCATAGCTTTTCAAAAAATAGTATACTTCCATATATATTAAAAAATAGTATACGTCCACATGGCAACATCTGACCTCAATAGTAATATTAAATTTCATTCTAGCTCGGCTAAATGAAAGACAAATCTAGTACATAAAGGAAACTCAGCATGTTATAGATAGTTTCTACACACAAGGCAAGATTAATTGTTGTATTTTTCTGTCTGTATCTAACATAACAGGTACGTATGTGAGATTTGTCCAATACCTTCTTTATGAATTAACGATATATAATAAACAATAATAATGAAAGTAGTACTTTACTTATTAATTAGGTAGAGACAATGCAACTGATTCTCCAATGCCTTTGCTTCTAGTTACAGGCCGGACCGTTTGTCCTGTTGGTAAAATACTAAAATGTCAAACCTCGAGGGCACGAATTTATTATCAAAATGCTATGTAATGTGAGCAAAAAATCTTACATCACAGATAAAAACTACTATCAGTGGCTTGGATCAAATAGGTTATAGAAGTCAAATGATAATTAATGGGAATGAACCATGTACGGTCTTATTTACATCAAAATATGGTAGCATATGTCTGGGTATTACTAACTCGGGCATGCGGATATTGCTGTAAAGCTTTGCCTGAAAACTAAATA is from Triticum aestivum cultivar Chinese Spring chromosome 1B, IWGSC CS RefSeq v2.1, whole genome shotgun sequence and encodes:
- the LOC123147329 gene encoding transcription factor WRKY19 gives rise to the protein MEDTAATLATELDGLLAMARELEARVDGDQGAPGAARELCAELAASVDRAMRLAGEGNATGRASVSGRKAAAGKVRRQVRVASVTDAGPLNDGLSWRKYGQKDILGAPYPRAYFRCTHRHTQGCQATKQVQRAAADPLLFDVIYHGAHTCAQAAAQQQSPAGFEQEQESPPAAVPEGIQWPVTPPSFPSPPAGTVGDCYPSVCELAGGYGYAAGGGLGADMGFGGQLDEWFLNLSDAFQPEVQNL